A single genomic interval of Spinacia oleracea cultivar Varoflay chromosome 6, BTI_SOV_V1, whole genome shotgun sequence harbors:
- the LOC110803436 gene encoding cellulose synthase-like protein G3 has translation MEGQLTATTTPLHSHKLLRRTTFNHLYMVVYATALLSFLYHHLTTLLNTSSTSYFIISFLLLLSDLILAFSWVCTQSFHFRPIRRQEYPEKLTFKEGKKQLIPAVGNKELIPAVDIFICTADPHKEPPIGTVNTALSVMAYDYWPEKISVYVSDDGGSQATLFALMEAAKFARHWLPFCRENNVVERCPQAYFNGSFYPNRSLEGDKMKTMYESMKVRVENAVERGKIEEGQIDDEEMLEAFSKWTDDFTRQVHPTVIQVLLGTMKDKDVTGKSMPNLIYVSREKSKIHHHRFKAGALNTLVRVSATMTNAPIVLTLDCDSYSNDPQTIKRALCYFLDPEIRPTLAYVQFPQIFRGLNRGDIYFCEHKRLFIINPLGMDGLYGPNYVGTGCFFRRRAFFGSPSSLIQPEIPELSPDHAVNKPIASLDILELAHCVAACNFENQEGWGTKLGFRYGSLVEDYHTGYRMQCEGWRSVFCNPERPAFLGDSPVTLIDLLSQSKRWMNGLLDVLFSRYSTLTFGIQKMGLLMSFAYTHYTLWPITSIPLTIYAFIPQLALLNGIPIFPKISDPWFLLYIFLFIGANGKDLIEYLLEKGTFERWWNAQRMWMICGLSSFLFGCIDYTLSSLGITVRGFDITSKLQDDELSKRYDQGTFEFGVASPMFVPMTMAAIINLVSFVMGLVGVFRSGVGNMEGLILQILLSGFVVSNCWPVYEAMVFRSDKGKMPTKITLIAVFLASILIVGS, from the exons ATGGAAGGTCAATTAACGGCCACCACAACTCCACTCCACAGTCACAAGCTCCTCCGTCGAACCACCTTCAACCACCTATACATGGTGGTTTACGCCACCGCGTTACTATCCTTTCTCTACCACCATCTAACCACACTCCTCAACACTTCCTCCACCTCTTATTTCATCATCTCTTTTCTACTCCTCCTCTCTGACCTTATCCTCGCCTTCTCGTGGGTCTGCACCCAATCCTTCCACTTCCGCCCTATCCGCCGCCAAGAATACCCCGAAAAGCTGACCTTTAAAGAGGGAAAAAAACAACTTATTCCGGCAGTGGGAAATAAAGAACTTATTCCGGCGGTTGACATATTCATTTGTACGGCTGACCCTCACAAGGAACCACCTATTGGGACGGTGAATACGGCGTTGTCGGTGATGGCTTATGATTACTGGCCGGAAAAGATCTCGGTGTATGTGTCAGATGATGGTGGGTCCCAGGCTACCCTTTTTGCCTTGATGGAAGCTGCTAAATTTGCTCGCCATTGGTTGCCTTTCTGTAGGGAGAATAATGTTGTGGAAAGGTGTCCTCAAGCTTACTTTAATGGCAGTTTTTACCCTAATCGTTCACTTGAGGGTGACAAAATGAAG ACCATGTACGAAAGCATGAAGGTAAGAGTTGAAAATGCAGTAGAAAGAGGGAAGATTGAAGAAGGGCAAATTGATGACGAAGAAATGTTAGAGGCTTTTTCCAAATGGACTGACGATTTTACACGTCAAGTTCATCCTACCGTTATTCAG GTTTTACTGGGTACTATGAAGGACAAGGATGTTACTGGTAAATCAATGCCTAACTTGATTTATGTATCTAGAGAGAAAAGCAAGATCCATCACCATCGTTTTAAGGCGGGTGCCCTCAATACTTTG GTTCGGGTATCAGCGACGATGACAAATGCACCAATTGTGCTAACATTGGATTGTGACTCATATTCTAACGATCCACAAACCATCAAACGGGCTTTATGTTACTTTTTGGATCCTGAAATTCGGCCCACATTGGCGTATGTTCAATTCCCTCAGATTTTCCGTGGGCTCAACAGAGGCGATATCTATTTTTGCGAACATAAACGTCTTTTCATAATTAACCCACTAGGAATGGATGGGCTTTACGGCCCAAATTATGTTGGAACTGGGTGCTTCTTTCGACGTCGAGCCTTTTTTGGAAGTCCGTCATCATTGATCCAGCCTGAAATCCCGGAACTAAGCCCAGATCACGCAGTCAATAAGCCCATTGCATCACTGGATATACTTGAATTAGCCCATTGTGTCGCTGCTTGCAACTTTGAGAACCAAGAGGGATGGGGCACAAAG TTGGGCTTTCGATACGGGTCATTGGTGGAAGACTACCATACGGGTTATCGGATGCAATGTGAAGGATGGAGGTCCGTGTTTTGTAACCCAGAAAGGCCAGCTTTCTTAGGGGATTCACCAGTGACACTAATTGATCTGCTAAGCCAAAGTAAGAGGTGGATGAATGGGCTTCTTGACGTTCTATTCTCAAGATACAGTACTCTCACATTTGGTATTCAGAAAATGGGCTTACTCATGAGTTTTGCTTACACACATTATACACTCTGGCCCATTACCTCAATTCCATTGACCATTTATGCCTTCATCCCTCAGCTTGCTCTTCTCAATGGAATTCCCATCTTCCCAAAG ATTTCAGACCCATGGTTCCTCTTATACATATTCCTTTTCATTGGGGCCAACGGAAAAGACCTCATAGAGTATCTTCTAGAAAAAGGAACCTTCGAAAGATGGTGGAATGCTCAAAGAATGTGGATGATATGTGGACTCTCAAGTTTCCTATTTGGATGCATAGACTACACTCTTAGTTCCTTAGGAATCACGGTTCGAGGATTCGATATAACGAGCAAACTACAAGACGATGAACTAAGCAAGAGGTACGATCAAGGGACTTTCGAGTTCGGTGTAGCTTCACCTATGTTTGTGCCTATGACAATGGCAGCAATAATTAACCTGGTTTCCTTTGTTATGGGACTTGTTGGTGTGTTTAGAAGTGGGGTGGGAAATATGGAGGGGTTAATTTTGCAGATTTTGTTGTCTGGTTTTGTGGTGAGTAATTGTTGGCCAGTTTATGAGGCTATGGTATTTAGGAGTGATAAAGGAAAGATGCCTACTAAAATTACCTTAATTGCAGTATTTCTAGCTTCAATTTTGATTGTGGGAAGTTGA
- the LOC110803426 gene encoding probable E3 ubiquitin-protein ligase RHA4A — translation MGRHEDEIPANPNLYPEELQLKLYQAFIFSIPILFSIILFLLFYLFYLKRRANNNLSVQPSRLQQSASFLSPPWSVGIKGEMKDKLQVIQFDEEQRARDSLCCVCLGEFVLKEELRRLPLCKHVFHGDCIRLWLRTNATCPLCRCTVIPALKMGRPVGLGPDHITQGNDNPGPQHEQVNDGSSSSVVLNNSRPREHVVQIGEEPSSNSSNTS, via the exons atggggAGACATGAAGATGAAATTCCTGCAAATCCAAATTTATATCCAGAAGAGCTACAACTTAAATTGTATCAAGCTTTTATATTCTCAATCCCAATATTATTTTCCAtaattttgtttcttttattttatctgTTTTATCTCAAGAGAAGGGCCAACAATAATTTGTCAGTACAACCCTCGAGATTACAACAGTCTGCCTCTTTCCTTTCCCCA CCATGGAGTGTGGGGATCAAAGGAGAGATGAAAGACAAGCTACAAGTAATCCAATTTGATGAAGAACAAAGAGCAAGAGATTCACT ATGTTGTGTATGCTTGGGAGAGTTTGTGTTGAAAGAGGAGCTAAGACGATTGCCACTATGCAAACACGTGTTCCATGGTGATTGCATCCGTCTATGGCTCCGAACCAATGCCACGTGTCCTCTATGCAGGTGCACTGTCATACCTGCACTGAAAATGGGTCGTCCTGTTGGGCTTGGGCCAGACCATATTACCCAAGGGAATGATAACCCTGGCCCGCAGCATGAGCAAGTAAATGATGGAAGTAGTAGTTCGGTTGTGCTAAATAATTCAAGACCAAGAGAGCATGTAGTTCAAATTGGAGAGGAACCATCTTCCAATAGTAGCAATACTTCATAA
- the LOC110803418 gene encoding small ribosomal subunit protein bS6c alpha — MATFSLTSTLPSSSPTTSLHSIPKPKLKPSTINFTHNLNPFNPNLKPSRHHYLSNYGPYVKAIALDFSGSFFEGGFGGLDEDPPSTPPAGLAVEEKPEPQCPPGLRQYETMAVLRPDMTEDERLTLTQKYEELLVAGGAMYVEVFNRGVIPLAYSIKRKNKAGETNNYLDGIYLLFTYFTKPESISPLEAALVTDDDVIRSSSFKIRKRKY; from the exons ATGGCGACATTTTCTCTCACTTCAACACTCCCTTCTTCTTCACCCACCACTTCTCTCCACTCCATCCCCAAACCTAAACTCAAACCTTCTACCATTAATTTCACCCACAATCTTAACCCATTTAACCCAAACCTGAAACCCTCTCGCCACCATTACCTGTCCAATTACGGCCCATATGTTAAGGCCATAGCTCTAGACTTCTCGGGCTCGTTCTTCGAGGGTGGTTTCGGGGGTTTGGACGAAGACCCGCCTTCAACGCCACCGGCCGGATTAGCGGTTGAAGAAAAGCCGGAGCCACAATGCCCGCCGGGGCTCCGACAGTATGAAACCATGGCTGTTCTTCGACCCGATATGACTGAGGATGAACGCCTAACTCTTACCCAGAAATACGAAGAG TTGCTTGTAGCTGGGGGAGCCATGTATGTGGAAGTCTTCAACAGAGGGGTGATTCCTCTAGCCTACAGCATCAAGAGGAAGAACAAAGCAGGAGAAACCAACAATTACTTAGACGGTATTTATCTCCTCTTCACCTATTTCACTAAACCCGAATCCATTTCTCCTCTAGAGGCCGCACTCGTAACCGACGACGACGTCATAAGGTCATCGAGCTTCAAGATTCGTAAGAGGAAATACTGA